The Trichoderma asperellum chromosome 6, complete sequence region CGGGGACGTTAAAGGATAATGGGACCGTAAATTCGTGTCATAGCCGAGCAGGCGTCTGACAGCaagatataaaattataatgaTATCACTTCGAACTTCCATCGTACGAATCATTGAAAAATTCTCTCCCTGAATTACATCTACAATGAAGTTCTCTACTTTTGCCCTATCGGCCACTGGCCTTGTACAAACTCAAATCGCTTCCGCTTGTCTGGTGATCACTGGAAGTTCTTCTGTCGGCCAATTCACGACCGGTATTGACATCCACGCGAATGACAATGGCGTGGTCACATGTCAAGGTCATATTAATTCAGGATCAGGAAATGTTGGTTGCAATGGAGGATATTCTCTTTGGGTTGACGATGTAGCGGTTGGGGATCACCTTAGAGTGAAATATGGCACCCCTCATGGCAGCTGGGATTTTTATGTCTATGGAGATTGTAATAATTGGGATTGCAGTCTTGGTAATGGTAAGCAATAGCCAACCCTCAACCTTCAGAGACTCCATTCTAAACTGTTATCTTTAGCGCCATTTACTTGCTGGGGCTGCACTTACGACCAGAAAC contains the following coding sequences:
- a CDS encoding uncharacterized protein (SECRETED:SignalP(1-21)) yields the protein MKFSTFALSATGLVQTQIASACLVITGSSSVGQFTTGIDIHANDNGVVTCQGHINSGSGNVGCNGGYSLWVDDVAVGDHLRVKYGTPHGSWDFYVYGDCNNWDCSLGNAPFTCWGCTYDQKQFGC